The genomic interval GCAGCGCGTATGGCAGAAGCTGGCGCTGAAGGGCGAGGTGCCGCGCGAGGCGGTGCGCGTCAACAGCGATTACGTTGGGCAAGGTTACGGCATCCCCACCGCCGCGACGTTGGAGGCGTTGCAACTGCTGGCCCGGCTGGAAGGTATTCTGCTTGACCCGGTTTATTCCGGTAAAGCGATGGCCGGGCTTATTGATCTGATCCGCAAAGGCGAATTCGGCAAACAGGATAACGTACTGTTTGTGCACACCGGCGGCGCGGCGGGATTGTTCGGCTATCGTCAATGGTTTGAACGGCAGGCCGAGTGATGATGCCGGCATCTTCACCGTTTCTACTGGGCATACTGGGCGGGATGGGGCCGCTGGCGACGGCGGATCTGCTGCAGAAAATCATTGCCGCCACGCCCGCCGAACGCGACCAGCAGCATGTTCCGTTGGTGGTATGGAACGTGCCGCAGATCCCGGATCGTCAGCGGGCGCTGGCCGGAACCGGGCCATCGCCGTTGCCTGCATTGCGGGACGGCGTCTCCCGGCTTAATCGGTTGGGGGCCAGCCATATTGCGATCGCCTGTAATACCGCGCATCACTGGTTTGACGATTTGCAGGCGTCAAGCGAGGCGCCGTTGCTGCATATCGCCGACGCTGCGCTGTCGCAATTGACGACGGCCGCACCGCCGTCGGAGCGGCGTATCGGCCTGATCGCCACCCACGGCACCCTTGCGGCGGGTTGGTATCAGCAACGCCTGGCCGAACGGGGAATGACGCCGGTGTTGCCGGACGCCGATGAGCTGGAGACGCTGTTTGTGCCCGGCTGTTACGCGGTGAAGCGCGGCGAGGTGGCGGCGGGCGGGCGTTTGTTCGAACAACTGGCCGAGCGGCTGGCGGAGCGCGGCGCGGAGCGGTTGATACTGGCCTGTACCGAAGTCGCGCCGGGGTTGGACGCTATCCGTTCGCGTTGGCTGCAACGCAGCATTGATACCACCCAGGCGCTGGCGCTGGCCTGTGTGGCGTTGTGGCGGCCGTCATCGCCGTAAGTCCATCTCGTGGCCGATGTTGGTATGCGCTAATGCGTATTTTAACCGTCAGACCTCTGTTGGCCGGCCCGTGATTATTTCTCCTGTTTGTCATCTGAACGGGCGGCGGCCAATGGTCGCCGCTTTTATGTGAGCCCCACCTCAAGCCCACCAAATCTGTTCTATCTGAATCAAGCTGGCAGATATTTTGCTTGTTATACCTCAACGACGTTGCGTTGCCGGACAACCCGTCTGAGTGTCGCAACACAACGCCTTAGGCCAGCTCATCAGCGCGTTGTAACGCGGCAATCTGTTGGGTATCCAGGCGCTTACAGCATTAAGTCAGGGTGAGACAATGTGGCCGGGAGCCGCATTGAACGTAGTGTGCCGCAGCCCCGCGGGGCGCGAATCATGCAGCCGGCACATCAGCAACGAGATACATGACGGGTATATACCCCCGACAGAATGGGCCTTAGAGGGAAACAGGTATGCACGATAACATGTTGATTGACGGGAAATTGGTGGCTGGGCTCGGTGAGCCTTACACCGTATTTAACCCCGCGACCGGAGAGGCGATCGCGGCGATCGCTCAGGCAGATTTGGCGCAGGTGGATGCTGCCGTCAATGCCGCCGACGCGGCGTTTGCCCACTGGGGGCAAACCACGCCGAAGACCCGCGCGGCACTGCTGCTGAAACTGGCGGATACCATCGAAGCGCACGCACAGGCGCTGGCGAAACTGGA from Musicola paradisiaca NCPPB 2511 carries:
- the cuyB gene encoding cysteate racemase translates to MMPASSPFLLGILGGMGPLATADLLQKIIAATPAERDQQHVPLVVWNVPQIPDRQRALAGTGPSPLPALRDGVSRLNRLGASHIAIACNTAHHWFDDLQASSEAPLLHIADAALSQLTTAAPPSERRIGLIATHGTLAAGWYQQRLAERGMTPVLPDADELETLFVPGCYAVKRGEVAAGGRLFEQLAERLAERGAERLILACTEVAPGLDAIRSRWLQRSIDTTQALALACVALWRPSSP